A single window of Chitinophaga sp. XS-30 DNA harbors:
- the ispG gene encoding (E)-4-hydroxy-3-methylbut-2-enyl-diphosphate synthase: protein MQLYCQSLTQYKRLPTLEVKVGDLLIGNFHPIRIQTMTTTDTMNTQATVEQSIRCIEAGAELVRITAPNKTEAENLLPIKQELRRRGYTTPLVADIHFTPNAAEVAARIVEKVRVNPGNYVDKKKFELLEYTDAEYQEEIDRIRERFTPLVKICKEYGTAMRIGTNHGSLSDRIMSRYGDTPMGMVESAMEFLRIAEDLHYRNIVLSMKASNPQVMVQAYRLLVQTMQQELGHAYPLHLGVTEAGDGEDGRIKSAVGIGTLLEDGVGDTIRVSLTEDPEFELPVCRDLVKRYTRRVSHPAIEPLDENRLPYSPFAYKRRETVAVDNIGGKQVPVVVADLSHLHTITPKDLQPIGYTYDEPTDKWNIGDAAADYLFTGDKVLHFALPGTLKVIVQYHTWLEAADKEKYFPWMDIAGYLAARQHDRLATINFVAANADDFGRESFSAFLEQLQENVVPVIYSNSIHAMATVRRAIAGMMEKRITQPVMLLCNSTHNNAEEDLIHHATETGALLLDGFGDGLWLKAQPDLTIAHQPAAVTEPAGLINNIAFGILQATRSRISKTEYISCPSCGRTLFDLQETTARIRAVTNHLKGVKIAIMGCIVNGPGEMADADFGYVGSGVGKITLYRGKEVVKRGLNSDVAVDELINLIRDNGMWVDTK, encoded by the coding sequence ATGCAACTGTACTGCCAATCACTTACCCAATATAAACGTTTGCCCACGCTCGAAGTGAAGGTGGGAGACCTCCTTATCGGCAACTTTCATCCCATCCGCATCCAGACGATGACCACCACGGACACCATGAACACACAGGCTACCGTGGAGCAGTCCATCCGCTGTATTGAGGCAGGGGCGGAGCTCGTACGCATCACCGCACCCAATAAAACCGAAGCCGAGAACCTTCTCCCGATAAAGCAAGAGCTGCGCCGCAGGGGGTACACGACCCCGCTGGTGGCGGACATTCATTTCACCCCCAATGCGGCAGAAGTAGCGGCGCGCATCGTGGAAAAAGTAAGGGTGAACCCGGGTAATTATGTTGACAAGAAGAAATTCGAGCTGCTGGAATATACAGACGCGGAGTACCAGGAGGAGATCGACCGCATCCGGGAACGCTTTACACCGCTGGTAAAGATCTGCAAGGAGTATGGTACAGCTATGCGCATCGGCACCAACCACGGTTCGCTGAGCGACCGTATCATGAGCCGCTACGGCGATACGCCCATGGGTATGGTGGAAAGCGCCATGGAGTTCCTGCGCATCGCAGAAGACCTTCATTACCGGAACATCGTGCTGAGCATGAAAGCCAGCAACCCCCAGGTGATGGTACAGGCCTACCGCCTGCTGGTGCAGACCATGCAGCAGGAACTGGGCCATGCCTACCCGCTGCACCTCGGCGTAACCGAGGCCGGGGACGGGGAAGACGGCAGGATCAAGTCCGCCGTGGGCATCGGTACCCTGTTGGAAGATGGTGTGGGCGATACCATCCGGGTTTCCCTCACGGAAGACCCTGAATTTGAACTGCCCGTTTGCCGCGACCTGGTGAAACGTTATACCCGGCGGGTGTCACATCCCGCCATCGAACCGCTGGATGAAAACAGGCTGCCCTATTCCCCGTTCGCCTACAAACGCCGGGAAACCGTTGCCGTAGATAATATCGGGGGCAAACAGGTTCCCGTGGTGGTGGCCGACCTCAGCCACCTTCACACGATTACGCCAAAAGACCTTCAACCCATCGGATACACCTACGATGAGCCCACGGATAAATGGAACATCGGAGATGCGGCAGCCGACTACCTGTTCACTGGGGACAAAGTGCTGCATTTCGCGCTGCCCGGCACCCTGAAGGTGATCGTGCAATATCATACCTGGCTGGAGGCCGCCGATAAAGAAAAGTATTTCCCCTGGATGGATATCGCCGGTTACCTGGCCGCCCGCCAGCATGACCGCCTTGCAACGATCAACTTCGTTGCGGCCAACGCGGACGACTTTGGCCGGGAAAGCTTTTCCGCCTTCCTGGAACAGCTGCAGGAAAATGTGGTGCCTGTCATCTACTCCAACTCCATACATGCCATGGCCACTGTCAGGAGAGCGATAGCCGGGATGATGGAAAAACGTATAACCCAGCCCGTTATGCTGCTGTGCAACAGCACGCATAACAATGCGGAGGAAGACCTCATCCATCATGCTACGGAAACCGGCGCCCTGTTGCTGGACGGATTCGGGGACGGTCTCTGGCTGAAAGCGCAGCCGGACCTTACGATCGCACATCAGCCTGCTGCGGTGACCGAACCGGCAGGTCTCATCAACAATATTGCCTTCGGCATCCTGCAGGCCACCCGCTCCAGGATCTCCAAAACAGAATATATCTCGTGCCCCTCCTGTGGCCGGACACTCTTTGACCTGCAGGAAACCACCGCACGCATCCGGGCAGTCACCAATCACCTCAAAGGCGTGAAGATCGCCATTATGGGATGCATCGTCAACGGCCCGGGAGAAATGGCGGACGCCGATTTCGGCTACGTGGGCAGCGGTGTGGGAAAGATCACATTGTACCGTGGCAAAGAAGTAGTGAAAAGGGGACTGAACAGCGATGTTGCCGTAGACGAACTGATCAACCTCATCCGTGATAACGGCATGTGGGTGGACACAAAATAA
- a CDS encoding ComF family protein: MFGPLLHLLYPHTCESCGHDLSRTEEVLCLACAHRLPVTGFQLSEGNPVERIFHGRIALRHATAGYYFGRQSRLQQLVHQFKYHGRKDIALYLGRQLGLQLRQSAWWQEISAVIPVPLHAVKQRHRGYNQASLLAAGIAGVLGCHTAEALERIPNSDTQTRKSRMERWENVSTAFALKATDALKPGHVLLVDDVLTTGATMEACARAIMTANNMEVSICSLAYANR, encoded by the coding sequence ATGTTTGGACCATTGTTGCATTTGTTATACCCCCACACCTGCGAAAGTTGTGGCCACGATCTTTCCCGTACGGAAGAAGTCCTCTGTCTTGCCTGCGCTCACCGGTTGCCGGTCACCGGTTTCCAGTTAAGCGAGGGTAACCCGGTGGAGCGGATATTTCATGGCCGCATTGCCCTGCGGCATGCCACTGCAGGCTATTACTTCGGCCGGCAAAGCCGCCTCCAGCAACTTGTGCATCAGTTCAAATACCACGGCCGGAAAGACATTGCCCTCTACCTCGGGCGGCAACTGGGCCTGCAGTTACGGCAAAGCGCCTGGTGGCAGGAGATATCCGCCGTCATCCCCGTGCCGCTGCATGCCGTAAAACAACGGCACCGCGGATATAACCAGGCATCGTTACTGGCCGCCGGTATAGCGGGGGTACTGGGTTGCCATACGGCCGAAGCGCTCGAAAGGATCCCTAATTCAGATACCCAGACGCGTAAATCAAGAATGGAAAGATGGGAGAATGTTTCCACTGCATTCGCCCTGAAGGCAACGGATGCATTAAAGCCCGGACATGTATTGCTGGTAGATGATGTGCTGACCACGGGCGCAACGATGGAAGCCTGTGCCCGCGCGATAATGACGGCAAACAACATGGAAGTGAGCATTTGCAGTCTGGCTTACGCAAACAGATAG
- a CDS encoding homocysteine S-methyltransferase family protein, which produces MKSLQQCAAERILIIDGAMGTMIQRYKLQESDYRGERFKDFHTDVKGNSDLLSITQPEIIEAIHREYLEAGADIIETNTFSSTVIAQADYDMQDLAVEMNTASVTIARRAADDYTRRDPDKPRFVAGAIGPLNKTLSISPDVNNPGFRSVTFDEVVDAYYQQVKALAEAGADILLIETIFDTLNAKGAIFAIKKYFRDSGKPELPVMISGTITDASGRTLSGQTLEAFYISVMHARPFSIGLNCALGGSQMRPYIEELSQIAGCFVSCYPNAGLPNTFGEYDEQPHETAHIIEEFAREGFVNIVGGCCGTTPDHIRHMAEHVRSIPPRPLPVLEATLA; this is translated from the coding sequence ATGAAATCTTTGCAACAGTGCGCCGCCGAGCGCATTCTGATAATTGACGGTGCGATGGGCACCATGATCCAGCGCTACAAACTCCAGGAATCCGATTACAGAGGGGAACGTTTTAAAGACTTTCACACGGATGTGAAAGGGAATTCCGATTTGCTGTCCATTACCCAGCCGGAGATCATTGAAGCGATCCACCGGGAATACCTGGAAGCAGGAGCGGATATTATCGAGACCAATACTTTCAGCAGCACCGTGATCGCGCAGGCGGACTATGATATGCAGGACCTCGCGGTTGAAATGAACACGGCTTCGGTGACCATCGCCCGGCGTGCTGCGGACGACTATACCCGCCGCGATCCCGACAAACCCCGCTTCGTTGCCGGCGCCATCGGTCCGCTGAACAAGACGCTTTCCATTTCCCCGGATGTGAACAACCCGGGTTTCCGTTCTGTAACTTTCGATGAGGTGGTGGATGCCTACTATCAACAGGTAAAAGCGCTGGCAGAGGCCGGGGCGGATATTCTGCTGATCGAGACCATCTTTGATACCCTGAATGCCAAAGGCGCCATCTTCGCTATCAAGAAATACTTCCGTGACTCCGGTAAACCTGAATTGCCGGTAATGATCTCCGGTACCATCACCGATGCATCGGGCAGAACATTGAGCGGCCAGACGCTGGAAGCGTTCTATATTTCCGTGATGCATGCAAGGCCGTTCTCCATCGGGTTGAACTGTGCACTGGGCGGTAGCCAGATGCGGCCTTATATAGAGGAGCTTTCGCAGATCGCAGGCTGTTTTGTCAGCTGCTACCCGAACGCCGGATTACCCAATACTTTTGGTGAATACGACGAGCAGCCGCATGAAACGGCGCATATTATTGAGGAATTTGCCCGGGAGGGTTTTGTAAACATTGTTGGCGGCTGTTGTGGAACCACTCCGGACCACATCCGTCATATGGCTGAACACGTGAGATCCATTCCACCGCGTCCTTTACCGGTACTGGAAGCAACGCTGGCATAA
- a CDS encoding helix-turn-helix domain-containing protein produces the protein MDTIPYQQLPFSGQFSIFEVEHFHSELTTQPHRHHDFQIVWFTRASGEHIVDFVSYPLEDNMVFLLGPGQVHQLLDASIFGFSITFTEAFYFSNRHDREALYDFTTLFDDSQAYAPIRVSRPAAENFSHLITLMRSELAVQIEGSNSAVIKHYLNAFLLLMEREKKHNAANSPGLQHHDARIVKLRQLVERYFRSEHKADFYAGQFALTAKRLNEITREVLNKTVTDMVRDRLVLEAKRQLAFSHRSVKEICYELGFEDPAYFSRFFRNHTASSPHAFRDAMFK, from the coding sequence GTGGACACCATACCCTATCAGCAATTACCCTTCAGCGGGCAATTCAGCATTTTTGAAGTGGAGCATTTCCATAGTGAGCTGACCACACAGCCTCACCGGCATCATGATTTCCAGATCGTCTGGTTCACAAGGGCTTCGGGGGAGCATATTGTGGATTTTGTGTCTTATCCGCTGGAGGACAATATGGTTTTTTTATTGGGACCGGGGCAGGTGCACCAGCTGCTGGACGCGAGCATTTTCGGCTTCAGCATCACCTTTACCGAGGCTTTTTATTTCAGTAACCGGCACGACCGGGAAGCACTGTATGATTTCACAACGCTTTTCGATGATTCCCAGGCGTATGCGCCCATCCGGGTGAGCCGCCCCGCTGCGGAGAATTTTTCGCACCTGATCACGCTGATGCGCAGTGAGCTGGCCGTTCAGATCGAAGGCAGCAACAGTGCCGTCATCAAGCATTATCTTAATGCCTTTCTTTTGTTGATGGAACGGGAAAAGAAGCATAATGCCGCCAATTCCCCCGGGCTGCAGCATCATGACGCCCGGATCGTAAAGCTGCGGCAGCTGGTAGAGCGATATTTTCGCAGTGAGCATAAGGCCGATTTTTATGCCGGGCAGTTCGCGCTCACCGCCAAGCGGTTGAATGAGATCACCCGTGAAGTGCTGAACAAAACGGTAACGGATATGGTGCGCGACCGGCTGGTACTGGAGGCAAAGCGGCAACTGGCCTTTAGTCACAGAAGCGTAAAGGAGATATGTTATGAACTTGGGTTTGAGGACCCGGCCTATTTCAGCCGGTTTTTCAGGAATCATACCGCATCGTCCCCGCATGCATTCAGGGATGCGATGTTCAAATAG
- the rpsI gene encoding 30S ribosomal protein S9 has protein sequence MEKQKNTIGRRKEAVARVYVSKGTGTIMVNDKDYKTYFALIYLQNQVEAPFKTIDALDKFDVKVNAQGGGIKGQAEAVKLGIARALCEINPEFRPALKAAGLLKRDPRQVERKKPGKAKARRSFQFSKR, from the coding sequence ATGGAAAAACAGAAAAATACTATCGGTCGTCGTAAGGAAGCAGTTGCCCGCGTATATGTGAGCAAAGGTACCGGCACCATCATGGTGAACGACAAAGACTATAAAACATATTTTGCGCTGATCTATCTGCAGAACCAGGTAGAAGCCCCTTTCAAAACCATTGACGCGCTGGATAAATTCGATGTAAAAGTGAATGCACAGGGCGGCGGTATCAAAGGTCAGGCTGAAGCAGTAAAACTGGGTATTGCCCGCGCATTATGCGAGATCAATCCCGAGTTTCGCCCTGCACTGAAAGCTGCGGGCCTGCTGAAACGTGACCCGAGGCAAGTTGAACGTAAGAAACCAGGTAAGGCTAAAGCAAGAAGAAGCTTCCAGTTCTCTAAACGTTAA
- the metH gene encoding methionine synthase: protein MNTTRTIRPYLRLSGLEPLVVRPETNFINVGERTNVTGSKKFARLIREGLFEEALSVARQQVENGAQVLDVNMDDALLDGEKAMTTFLNLLASEPDISRIPVMIDSSKFSVIEAGLKCLQGKCIVNSISLKEGEEKFIEHAVICQSYGASVVVMAFDENGQADTLEKRVTFCHRAYKILVDKVGFDPQDIIFDPNIFAIATGIEEHNNYAVDFIEACRQIKKLMPLAKISGGVSNVSFSFRGNDTVREAMHSVFLLHAIKAGLDMGIVNAGMIQIYDEIEPQLRELCEDAILNRRDDATERLINFAETVKAKGKVAEKSEAWRAGTVEQRLSHALVNGITDYIEADTEEARQKYPRPLEVIEGPLMDGMNIVGDLFGSGKMFLPQVVKSARVMKKSVAVLTPYIEEEKAQFVALNGGQVKSAGKILLATVKGDVHDIGKNIVGVVLGCNGYDIIDLGVMVPAEKILQTAREQEVDIIGLSGLITPSLDEMVHIARELKRQQFNIPLLIGGATTSRTHTAVKIAPEYENGVVHVLDASRSVTVTGNLLNKALNKNFLEEVKSEYVKLNEAFRNKRPVKQYLPIAEARQNKVKIDWEKFNPVKPAFIGTKTFANYDLGEIAKYIDWQPFFISWELHGKFPQILEDKVVGKEATRLFQDAQDMLRRIIAENWLTARAAIGIFPANSDGADTIHATTEDGAIIPLEFLRQQIKKAPGQPNISLADFIAPAASGKQDYIGGFAVTAGEGIEKWLDQFKKEHDDYSSIMLKALADRMAEAFTELMHARVRKEFWGYASKEHLSNEQLIKEEYLGIRPAPGYPACPEHTEKYKLFDMLGATEATGITLTESLAMYPASSVSGWYFANPESKYFGLGKIEKDQLEDYAQRKGWTVEEAEKWLRPNLEYDI, encoded by the coding sequence ATGAACACTACGCGTACGATCAGACCGTACCTGCGCCTCAGCGGCCTGGAGCCGCTTGTGGTAAGGCCGGAAACCAACTTTATCAATGTCGGGGAACGCACCAATGTTACCGGCTCCAAAAAATTCGCAAGGCTCATCCGTGAAGGATTGTTTGAGGAAGCGCTGTCCGTTGCCCGCCAACAGGTGGAAAATGGTGCGCAGGTGCTGGACGTGAATATGGACGATGCTTTGCTGGATGGCGAAAAGGCCATGACCACATTCCTTAACCTGCTGGCCTCAGAACCGGACATTTCGCGTATCCCCGTGATGATCGATTCCAGCAAGTTCAGCGTGATAGAGGCGGGCCTCAAATGCCTGCAGGGCAAATGTATCGTGAACTCCATCAGCCTGAAAGAAGGAGAAGAAAAGTTCATCGAACATGCCGTTATCTGCCAGAGCTACGGCGCTTCGGTTGTGGTCATGGCATTTGACGAGAACGGCCAGGCCGATACGCTTGAAAAAAGGGTTACCTTCTGCCATCGTGCTTACAAAATACTTGTTGATAAAGTGGGTTTCGACCCCCAGGATATTATTTTCGACCCCAACATATTCGCCATCGCTACGGGTATTGAAGAGCATAACAACTATGCCGTTGATTTCATCGAAGCCTGCCGGCAGATCAAAAAGCTGATGCCGCTGGCCAAGATCAGCGGTGGCGTTAGCAATGTGTCCTTTTCCTTCCGGGGTAACGATACGGTGCGGGAAGCCATGCACTCCGTATTTCTGCTGCATGCGATCAAAGCGGGACTGGATATGGGGATCGTGAACGCGGGGATGATACAAATTTATGATGAGATCGAACCGCAGCTCCGGGAGCTTTGTGAAGACGCCATCCTCAACCGCCGTGATGATGCAACCGAAAGGCTGATCAATTTTGCCGAGACCGTAAAGGCCAAAGGCAAGGTAGCCGAGAAGAGCGAAGCATGGAGAGCCGGTACCGTGGAGCAAAGGCTCAGCCATGCCCTGGTGAATGGTATCACCGATTATATTGAAGCAGATACGGAAGAAGCCCGGCAGAAATATCCTCGTCCACTTGAAGTGATCGAAGGCCCGTTGATGGACGGCATGAATATCGTAGGCGACCTCTTCGGCAGCGGCAAGATGTTCCTGCCGCAGGTCGTGAAAAGCGCCCGCGTGATGAAAAAATCCGTAGCGGTGCTGACGCCTTATATCGAAGAGGAAAAAGCACAATTTGTGGCGCTGAACGGCGGACAGGTCAAATCCGCCGGAAAGATACTGCTGGCAACCGTGAAAGGAGATGTGCACGACATTGGCAAGAACATCGTGGGTGTTGTATTGGGATGTAACGGGTATGATATCATCGACCTTGGCGTGATGGTGCCGGCAGAGAAAATACTGCAGACGGCGAGGGAGCAGGAAGTGGATATCATCGGTCTCAGCGGCCTGATCACACCCAGCCTGGATGAGATGGTGCACATTGCGCGGGAACTGAAACGCCAGCAATTCAATATCCCCCTGCTGATCGGCGGCGCCACCACATCCCGCACGCATACAGCGGTGAAGATCGCGCCGGAATATGAGAACGGGGTAGTGCATGTACTGGACGCTTCCCGCAGTGTGACGGTTACCGGTAACCTGCTCAACAAGGCACTCAACAAGAACTTCCTGGAGGAAGTGAAAAGCGAATACGTGAAGCTGAACGAAGCCTTCCGGAACAAAAGGCCCGTAAAGCAATACCTGCCCATTGCGGAAGCCAGGCAAAACAAGGTGAAGATAGACTGGGAAAAATTCAACCCTGTGAAACCGGCTTTCATCGGCACAAAAACATTTGCCAACTACGATCTCGGTGAGATCGCGAAGTATATCGACTGGCAGCCGTTCTTTATTTCTTGGGAACTGCACGGCAAATTCCCGCAGATACTGGAAGATAAAGTGGTAGGCAAGGAAGCCACCAGGCTGTTCCAGGACGCGCAGGACATGCTCCGGCGCATCATTGCCGAAAACTGGCTGACCGCAAGGGCGGCGATCGGCATTTTCCCCGCCAACAGCGATGGGGCAGATACCATTCATGCTACTACGGAAGACGGCGCCATCATACCCCTGGAGTTCCTGCGCCAGCAGATCAAGAAAGCACCCGGACAACCGAATATCAGCCTGGCCGACTTTATTGCGCCGGCCGCTTCCGGCAAGCAGGACTATATCGGCGGTTTTGCCGTAACGGCGGGTGAGGGCATTGAAAAGTGGCTGGATCAGTTTAAAAAAGAGCATGACGACTATAGCAGCATCATGTTAAAGGCGCTGGCTGACCGTATGGCGGAGGCATTCACAGAACTGATGCATGCACGGGTGCGGAAAGAATTCTGGGGATATGCCAGCAAGGAGCATCTTAGTAATGAACAGCTGATCAAGGAGGAATATCTCGGTATCCGCCCGGCGCCGGGTTATCCCGCCTGTCCCGAGCATACCGAAAAGTATAAACTCTTTGATATGCTGGGTGCAACGGAAGCTACCGGTATTACACTCACCGAATCGCTGGCCATGTACCCTGCATCCAGCGTAAGCGGCTGGTATTTTGCCAATCCGGAATCGAAATATTTCGGGCTGGGCAAAATAGAAAAAGATCAGCTGGAGGATTATGCACAAAGAAAGGGCTGGACCGTGGAAGAAGCAGAAAAATGGCTGCGGCCCAATCTCGAATATGATATTTAA
- the rplM gene encoding 50S ribosomal protein L13, translated as MNTLSFKTKSANDAYVKRDWYIVDATNQTVGRMSAKIAAILRGKNKPYYTPHTDCGDNIIVINAEKVVFTGNKLNDKEYQTYSGYPGGQKAETAKDLLRRRPEVVIERAVKGMLPKNRLGRAMYKKLFVYAGAEHPHTAQKPQTLTF; from the coding sequence ATGAATACTTTAAGTTTCAAAACAAAATCTGCCAATGACGCTTATGTTAAGCGCGACTGGTACATTGTAGATGCTACCAATCAAACAGTGGGCAGAATGAGCGCCAAGATCGCAGCGATCCTGAGAGGTAAGAACAAACCTTACTACACACCTCATACTGACTGTGGCGACAATATTATCGTGATCAACGCCGAAAAGGTGGTTTTCACCGGCAACAAGCTGAACGATAAAGAATACCAGACCTATTCCGGTTACCCGGGTGGTCAGAAAGCCGAAACTGCGAAGGACCTGCTCCGCCGCCGTCCGGAAGTGGTGATCGAAAGAGCTGTGAAAGGCATGCTGCCTAAAAACCGTCTGGGCCGGGCGATGTACAAAAAACTTTTTGTCTATGCCGGTGCTGAACATCCGCACACCGCTCAGAAACCGCAGACTTTAACTTTCTAA
- a CDS encoding zinc metallopeptidase produces MTPGIMIVSLIFVGISMLVSFRLKSKFKKYSGVPTSSGLTGREIAEKMLRENGIHDVKVISVEGHLSDHYNPQTKTVNLSPDVYHNNSVAAAAVAAHECGHAVQHATSYSWLTLRSRLVPVVQVSSSLVQWVLLAGILLLQVFPQLLLGGVILFGVTTLFSVITLPVEFDASNRALKWLDNAGITYQKEHAMAKDALWWAAMTYVVAAVSSIVILFQYLMIYLGARDRN; encoded by the coding sequence ATGACACCTGGAATAATGATCGTATCGCTGATTTTCGTGGGAATCAGCATGCTGGTGAGCTTTCGGTTAAAAAGCAAATTCAAGAAATACAGCGGGGTACCGACCTCCTCAGGCCTTACCGGGCGGGAGATCGCGGAAAAAATGCTCCGTGAGAACGGCATACATGACGTAAAAGTAATATCTGTTGAAGGGCACCTGAGCGACCACTATAACCCGCAGACGAAGACTGTAAACCTCAGTCCGGATGTATATCATAACAACAGTGTGGCTGCAGCAGCCGTGGCGGCCCATGAATGCGGGCACGCCGTGCAGCATGCCACCTCCTATTCCTGGCTGACCCTGCGTTCCAGGCTGGTGCCTGTGGTGCAGGTAAGTTCCAGCCTCGTGCAGTGGGTGTTGCTGGCCGGCATTCTGCTGTTACAGGTATTCCCGCAATTGTTGCTGGGTGGCGTGATCCTTTTCGGGGTGACCACCCTGTTCTCCGTGATCACGCTCCCCGTGGAGTTTGACGCTTCCAACAGGGCGCTGAAATGGCTGGACAATGCGGGCATCACCTACCAGAAAGAACATGCAATGGCCAAGGATGCGCTGTGGTGGGCGGCTATGACCTATGTGGTGGCGGCGGTGTCCTCCATCGTGATACTGTTCCAGTACCTGATGATCTATCTGGGTGCGCGGGACAGGAATTGA
- the radA gene encoding DNA repair protein RadA encodes MAKIKTAFFCQNCGYESAKWTGKCPSCNQWNTFVEEKVQKDMPLRQQEWKEKPESPRAPKVVNLEAVEGIAEKRWLTPDAELNRVLGGGIVAGSLVLVGGEPGIGKSTLFLQNALLLNGIRTLYISGEESEQQIKMRADRLKISNEQFYLLTETSTQVIFQEIKKLQPQLVIIDSIQTLQSPLIESAPGSVSQIRETTAEMQRFAKETNTPVFLIGHITKDGVIAGPKILEHMVDTVLQFEGDQHYAYRILRTIKNRFGSTSELGIYEMTGQGLRQVSNPSEILISQREDMLSGIAIAATIEGLRPLLVEVQALVTQSVYGTPQRTATGFDLRRLQLLLAVLEKRGGFHFGVKDVFLNIAGGLRVEDPSIDLAVLCALLSSYEDAGIPHKYCFAGEVGLSGEVRAVNRIEQRIAEAEKLGFEKIFISKYHQKGLDFSKFNIEVVALGRVEEVYRLLF; translated from the coding sequence ATGGCTAAAATCAAAACGGCTTTTTTTTGTCAGAACTGCGGATATGAATCGGCAAAATGGACGGGTAAATGTCCTTCCTGCAATCAGTGGAACACTTTTGTAGAGGAAAAGGTACAGAAAGATATGCCCTTGCGTCAACAGGAATGGAAAGAGAAACCGGAGAGCCCGCGTGCGCCGAAAGTAGTGAACCTGGAAGCAGTGGAAGGCATTGCAGAAAAAAGATGGCTTACACCTGACGCCGAATTGAACAGAGTGCTGGGAGGCGGCATAGTGGCGGGTTCGCTGGTGCTGGTGGGTGGGGAGCCGGGCATCGGAAAGTCTACCCTCTTCCTGCAGAACGCATTGCTGCTGAACGGGATCAGAACGCTTTATATCAGCGGAGAGGAAAGCGAACAGCAGATCAAAATGCGGGCAGACCGTTTGAAGATAAGTAACGAACAATTTTACCTGCTGACGGAAACGTCCACACAAGTCATCTTCCAGGAAATAAAAAAGCTGCAACCGCAGCTGGTGATCATCGACTCTATCCAGACGCTGCAATCCCCGCTGATCGAATCAGCACCGGGAAGCGTGTCGCAGATCAGGGAAACGACCGCCGAAATGCAACGTTTTGCCAAGGAAACGAACACCCCTGTTTTCCTCATCGGCCACATTACCAAGGACGGGGTCATTGCCGGCCCGAAGATATTGGAACACATGGTGGACACCGTGCTCCAGTTTGAAGGGGACCAGCATTATGCCTACCGCATCCTGCGTACGATAAAGAACCGCTTTGGGTCCACATCGGAGCTGGGCATCTACGAAATGACGGGGCAGGGCCTCCGGCAGGTGAGCAATCCCTCCGAAATACTGATCTCGCAAAGGGAGGATATGCTCAGCGGTATTGCCATCGCAGCCACTATTGAAGGGCTGCGACCGCTGCTCGTGGAGGTGCAGGCGCTCGTTACCCAATCGGTGTACGGTACGCCGCAACGTACCGCTACGGGGTTCGATCTGCGCAGGCTGCAACTGCTGTTGGCCGTACTGGAAAAACGCGGCGGCTTTCATTTCGGGGTGAAGGATGTGTTTCTCAATATCGCGGGTGGCCTGAGGGTGGAAGATCCTTCCATTGACCTTGCGGTACTTTGTGCGCTGTTATCCTCTTATGAAGATGCGGGCATTCCCCATAAATACTGCTTCGCGGGGGAAGTGGGGCTGAGCGGGGAGGTTCGTGCCGTGAACCGCATCGAACAGCGTATTGCCGAAGCGGAGAAGCTGGGCTTCGAGAAAATATTTATATCCAAATACCATCAAAAAGGACTTGATTTCAGTAAATTCAATATTGAAGTCGTTGCCCTCGGAAGAGTGGAAGAGGTGTACCGGCTGCTGTTTTAA